One Buchnera aphidicola (Pentalonia nigronervosa) DNA segment encodes these proteins:
- a CDS encoding FliM/FliN family flagellar motor switch protein produces MDNTENIYVQQKKDKNKKKIHKEINVNKNDTNSKKIKRDDNKNTSNILQDQKKIVLNTSAIVRVELGKTKIKIRDFLNLSIGSMLTLDKLKHEPLNIFINNRLIGLGEIVFLENEYGIRITKIMRSESQ; encoded by the coding sequence ATGGATAATACAGAAAACATATATGTTCAACAAAAAAAAGACAAAAATAAAAAAAAAATACATAAAGAAATTAATGTGAATAAAAACGATACAAATTCAAAAAAAATAAAACGTGACGATAACAAGAACACGTCTAATATTTTACAAGATCAAAAAAAAATTGTACTGAATACCTCAGCAATAGTACGAGTTGAGTTAGGAAAAACAAAAATTAAGATTAGAGATTTTCTTAATTTATCTATAGGAAGTATGTTAACATTGGATAAGTTAAAACATGAACCGTTAAATATTTTTATTAATAATCGTCTAATTGGATTAGGTGAAATTGTATTTTTAGAAAATGAATATGGTATACGTATTACTAAGATAATGCGTTCTGAAAGTCAATAA
- a CDS encoding FliI/YscN family ATPase: MSLRFSHLLNKFSSFERNIQSLSDIIYYGYLVSVRGLILEVIGLKKPIGTSCYIEKKTGSRNDYICAEIIGFSDRTTVLLALEDTHGIFPNARVFLKDNYINQPIRKFPLGIQLLGRVLDSYGFPLDNFPNLHSDCFSEINNDYINPLQRKPITDVLDTGIRAINGLLTIGKGQRIGIFSSSGVGKSILLGMMAKYTQADIIVIALIGERGREVKNFIDNILGDEGLLKSVVIVAPADVSSLLKIKAAVYSASIAEYFCKKNKNVLFIMDSLTRYAMAQRDVSLSLGELPVSKGYPSSIFSKIPNLIERAGNIYSHHGSITAFYTVLTEEEDEQDPISHLARSILDGHITLSRYYSDLGHYPAIDIESSVSRVMPSIINSNQYSQACYFKRLVASYQRNRDLINIGAYVNGTDIVLDHAIKIWSKLQNFLQQEQSEKINYHQSCADLNQIFI, from the coding sequence ATGAGTTTAAGATTTTCTCATTTATTAAATAAATTCTCTTCTTTTGAACGTAACATTCAAAGTCTTTCAGATATTATCTATTACGGTTATCTTGTTAGTGTACGTGGTTTGATTTTAGAAGTAATTGGATTAAAGAAACCAATTGGAACATCATGTTACATTGAAAAAAAAACTGGTTCAAGAAACGATTATATTTGTGCTGAAATAATAGGTTTTTCGGATAGAACGACGGTATTGTTAGCATTAGAAGATACGCATGGTATTTTTCCTAATGCTCGTGTATTTTTGAAAGATAATTATATCAATCAACCAATTCGGAAATTTCCATTAGGTATACAGTTATTAGGTCGAGTGCTAGATAGTTACGGATTTCCTTTAGACAATTTTCCTAATTTACATTCTGATTGTTTTTCTGAAATCAACAATGATTATATTAATCCGTTACAAAGAAAACCTATTACTGATGTTTTGGATACAGGAATACGCGCTATTAATGGTTTACTGACTATTGGAAAAGGGCAAAGAATAGGTATTTTTTCCAGTTCTGGCGTAGGAAAAAGTATTTTATTAGGCATGATGGCAAAGTACACGCAAGCTGATATTATTGTAATTGCATTGATCGGAGAAAGAGGAAGAGAAGTTAAGAATTTTATAGACAACATATTAGGAGATGAAGGTTTATTGAAATCGGTGGTAATTGTAGCTCCTGCTGATGTTTCTTCTTTATTGAAGATAAAAGCAGCTGTTTATTCTGCTAGTATTGCAGAATATTTTTGTAAGAAAAATAAAAACGTATTATTTATTATGGATTCTTTAACTCGTTACGCCATGGCTCAACGAGATGTTTCGTTATCACTAGGAGAGCTGCCAGTTTCTAAAGGTTATCCATCTTCAATATTTTCAAAAATACCTAATTTAATAGAACGAGCGGGAAACATTTATAGTCACCATGGTTCTATTACTGCATTTTATACAGTTTTAACTGAAGAAGAGGACGAACAGGATCCAATTTCGCATCTTGCGCGTTCTATATTAGATGGTCATATTACATTATCGCGTTATTATTCTGATTTAGGTCATTATCCGGCTATTGATATCGAATCTTCTGTTAGTCGCGTAATGCCAAGTATAATTAATAGTAATCAGTATTCACAGGCATGTTATTTTAAAAGACTAGTTGCATCATATCAAAGAAATCGAGATTTAATAAACATTGGAGCATATGTTAATGGCACTGATATAGTTTTAGATCATGCCATTAAAATTTGGTCAAAATTACAAAATTTTTTGCAGCAAGAACAATCAGAAAAAATTAATTATCATCAATCTTGTGCAGATTTAAATCAAATATTTATTTGA
- a CDS encoding FliM/FliN family flagellar motor switch protein — protein sequence MGKSNNMHDTLKNLCQHDQNLNSFLAEKYVKKIEHINKIFIEKTISAVLKLFNFKICLISSSIKIESYDKIKKFAPCSIIKILPLNNRAFITFSSNFFSVLIERLFGGHDNFASKVKKNTDITLSEKCIRSKIMKLIITAYSSAYHEFYPIDFIDLNVSMILKKTCFNSNKIFLINFFSFNVFNTEIFFSIFVPLSALHKFNNMQHITKKVNEKIIKNNLSSNISFVDIHDVELNISVNLIDFFIPCSQVENLIKGSVISIDKPEKTIAYLENKPIFFSNYKIFHERIVVFVKKFIKKT from the coding sequence ATGGGAAAAAGTAATAATATGCATGATACGTTAAAAAATCTTTGTCAACACGATCAAAATTTAAATAGTTTTCTTGCAGAGAAATATGTAAAAAAAATAGAACATATCAACAAAATTTTTATAGAGAAAACAATAAGTGCTGTTTTAAAATTGTTTAACTTTAAAATATGTTTAATTTCGTCTTCTATAAAAATAGAGTCTTATGATAAAATAAAAAAATTCGCTCCCTGCAGCATAATAAAAATATTGCCCTTGAATAATCGAGCGTTTATAACATTTTCATCTAATTTTTTTTCTGTATTAATAGAAAGACTTTTTGGAGGTCATGATAATTTTGCGAGTAAAGTAAAGAAAAATACAGATATTACATTATCTGAAAAGTGTATTCGATCAAAAATTATGAAATTAATCATTACAGCTTATTCTAGTGCTTATCATGAATTTTATCCTATAGATTTTATTGATCTGAATGTATCAATGATTTTGAAAAAAACATGTTTTAATTCTAATAAAATTTTCTTAATTAATTTTTTTAGTTTTAATGTTTTTAACACAGAAATTTTTTTTAGTATTTTTGTTCCATTGAGCGCACTTCACAAATTCAATAATATGCAACATATTACAAAAAAAGTAAATGAAAAAATTATAAAAAATAATCTTTCAAGCAATATTTCTTTTGTTGATATACATGATGTTGAACTAAATATTTCTGTGAATTTGATTGATTTTTTTATACCTTGTTCTCAAGTAGAAAATTTGATCAAGGGTAGTGTTATATCAATTGATAAACCTGAAAAAACAATAGCTTATTTAGAAAATAAACCTATATTTTTTAGTAATTATAAAATTTTTCATGAGCGCATTGTTGTTTTTGTGAAAAAATTTATCAAAAAAACATAG
- a CDS encoding flagellar assembly protein FliH has translation MSNLPSDKNWTRWYPKNVFLKNVENNTQFLYHLDYFSEKQVRNNIQNVKKEKKSEIDELEISTIKKEAYDAGFQAGMLHCKKENNVLNNKMHNLFLNFNNALNTFEDVLFARLLKIILVVSSYVIGKSIAFDEKILLKHIKNIIDKTGIFLKKPKLFVHPDNKVLIESTLQDFLNIHKWEVIYDTKIDLNSCQFISDSGNIDTTIDARWQELCRLIK, from the coding sequence ATGTCTAATTTACCTTCAGATAAAAATTGGACACGGTGGTATCCAAAAAATGTATTTTTAAAAAACGTTGAAAATAATACACAATTTTTATATCATTTGGATTATTTTTCAGAAAAACAGGTACGTAATAATATACAAAATGTAAAAAAAGAAAAAAAGTCAGAAATAGATGAATTAGAAATCAGTACAATAAAAAAAGAAGCATATGATGCTGGTTTTCAGGCAGGCATGTTGCACTGTAAAAAAGAAAATAATGTTTTAAATAATAAAATGCATAATTTGTTTTTGAATTTTAATAATGCTCTTAATACGTTTGAAGATGTGTTGTTTGCGCGATTATTAAAGATAATACTAGTTGTTTCGTCTTATGTCATCGGAAAAAGTATTGCTTTTGATGAAAAAATTTTATTAAAACATATCAAAAACATAATTGATAAAACAGGTATTTTTTTAAAAAAACCAAAATTGTTTGTTCATCCAGACAATAAAGTATTAATAGAATCAACATTACAAGACTTTTTAAATATTCATAAATGGGAAGTAATTTATGATACGAAAATTGATTTAAACAGTTGTCAATTTATCTCTGATAGCGGTAATATAGACACTACTATAGATGCCAGATGGCAAGAATTATGTCGCTTAATTAAATAA
- a CDS encoding flagellar FliJ family protein has translation MKSKNILFDVLKKATQKQIEQDIVKIKNLRLKKQNALNQSKQLTNYRNEYEKKLFFKIKSGMCVHQWKNYNTFILILKNIIKKNEYMIQNDQILIEEALTSWLKSKKKLRIWQYFINKHKIYISKLQYMQEQKDFDEYIQLTILKQGHDINVKNYM, from the coding sequence ATGAAATCTAAGAATATTTTATTTGATGTTTTAAAAAAAGCAACACAAAAACAAATAGAACAAGATATAGTTAAAATAAAAAATTTACGTTTAAAAAAACAAAATGCACTAAATCAATCAAAACAATTAACAAATTATCGAAATGAATATGAAAAAAAATTGTTTTTTAAAATAAAATCTGGGATGTGTGTACACCAATGGAAAAATTATAATACTTTTATTTTAATTTTAAAGAATATTATTAAAAAAAACGAATATATGATTCAAAATGATCAAATATTGATCGAAGAAGCGTTAACGTCTTGGTTAAAAAGTAAAAAAAAATTGCGCATTTGGCAGTATTTTATTAATAAACATAAAATTTACATATCAAAATTACAATATATGCAAGAACAAAAAGATTTTGATGAATACATTCAATTAACGATTTTAAAACAAGGTCATGATATTAATGTTAAAAACTATATGTAA
- a CDS encoding flagellar hook-length control protein FliK produces MYRNSKIAYKNHQLKKKVLNLSNKNNFKNGNINDNLNCVNNVQSNKSSSLVNKQQNICHNLINTTNTLREKNKKYVVISNKSTLFLDNTHNLFEWKKVINQTILFLISKKIHQAEIHLKPECTGLIHIQIQMQHNQAILNLSSDHDKIKNFLNNSVDFLKTSLKKRGIQLKKVNIYSTMFFKNNQSKNHYFHNTIVNNDKFNTDMLLKKKHRILKQDRAVDLYI; encoded by the coding sequence ATGTATAGAAATTCAAAAATAGCATATAAAAATCATCAGTTAAAGAAAAAAGTACTTAATTTATCTAATAAAAATAATTTTAAAAATGGAAATATTAATGATAATTTAAATTGTGTGAACAATGTTCAATCTAATAAATCTAGTTCTCTTGTTAATAAACAACAAAATATATGTCATAATTTAATTAATACAACTAATACGTTAAGAGAAAAAAATAAGAAATATGTTGTTATATCAAACAAATCAACATTATTTTTAGATAACACACATAATTTATTTGAATGGAAAAAAGTAATAAATCAAACAATATTATTTTTAATTTCAAAAAAAATACATCAAGCTGAAATACATTTAAAGCCAGAATGCACAGGTTTAATACATATTCAAATCCAAATGCAACATAATCAAGCAATATTGAATTTATCTTCTGATCATGATAAAATTAAAAATTTTTTGAACAACTCTGTAGATTTTTTGAAGACTTCCTTAAAAAAGCGTGGAATTCAGTTAAAGAAAGTAAATATTTATAGTACAATGTTTTTCAAAAATAACCAATCGAAAAATCATTATTTTCACAATACTATCGTGAACAACGATAAGTTCAACACTGATATGTTATTGAAAAAAAAGCATCGAATACTCAAACAAGATAGAGCTGTTGATCTATATATATAA